Genomic window (Bacteroidota bacterium):
AAATAGATTAAAACAAAGACCTATGACAATAACAAGAATGGATTCAACACCACGAATGAGTAGAATAGTTGAACAAAATGGTACAATTTATCTTTGCGGACAAACAGCAAAAGATGCTAGCAAAGATATTAAAGAACAAACTGTTACCACTCTGGAAAAAGTTGAGGAATTACTTGAAAAAGCAGGTTCTGACAAAAAGCATATTCTTTCAGTCACCATTTATGTGCGCGACATGAAAGA
Coding sequences:
- a CDS encoding RidA family protein, whose protein sequence is MTITRMDSTPRMSRIVEQNGTIYLCGQTAKDASKDIKEQTVTTLEKVEELLEKAGSDKKHILSVTIYVRDMK